A stretch of Henckelia pumila isolate YLH828 chromosome 4, ASM3356847v2, whole genome shotgun sequence DNA encodes these proteins:
- the LOC140867637 gene encoding uncharacterized protein isoform X1 yields MEESAVKYNHEVKLKELLRNFTSADSNLFADSSKQFTRILGSDSGAEFIRVYVGSSSKLVELWQAWESWKTKPEFLHVLKLVSEILKHHRGKVSNDVGRVLDKCGRVLIEEKMGDLYKELNSKEGKRQNAVIFLLASIVRRSSYLAWEVAKIFDFKLPFFSKLAEVRLRGKQFGKGNRKSSSTRKSFVGFAMAFLEVGYPRLLRGILQQKEMYSGVLRGLGNDDEQTVIYVLSILRDRVLVPDSLVPTGLRSVLFGSVTLEQLISISGRNDFGDATKLAHEVLVLVCTDPLNGLMPDLKRHPSPLFGNRKRLLDLMKKLKATEVEYHLGLLLAIVKVMPSFGSAYLDEFPYNIEDLSSADWLAAVSMAADVVSSVSDGLTLGFADHQEPLAFECPYVQNVLKCIVPRPFTRLVINKGLLHWEPLVKHGTLRLVLVGLNLLDSFLSYMGSSVHSNNKMIQKWDTLKTNIENEVRILLPDPQVLLSLLSPLSNQLNCLTRPTKRKCETEIVPEKSLYVSKRMKNSAANEDIDILVGGVSDVDMSWVDQGSTHLSSEQGLEKESDVKSIGILWGLHQCSMADVNNCETYFYSKLLDTLKIYHRTMPMALEGLFDFFRFLPSNPLSLPTILQLSLLQFLSEHVCQFSRDMCPVKTQTQMYKHLHSFIVLLMYSPVREIKEHAYNLAKAAMSSTGAFDNSREICAWFSFIPGYGCDHAYVSDVVVEILQKLSSVIISFLCDAVSTIGNNLCKYIEFLRHYTYDAEGGRDLSPDVSPFIICVLEKCIRLVSSESVAFTLPQKSLISQYVCNTIKYLLDTQVNSGLLSSLIDRLLSEKLESLSSAANVLELDECPCVLRPLKTLLCLSRKMLHRQSYRFSSNVVDVTQSSYSFMNTLSVTKRILRKECDSDIIGLAVRFSSSLICARHIEILQNFPLVLCISRNLCEVPFSVVASIFFLEPSYLTDVFNLWPDMFISGVQSVIHGRDEDEEKLGTVEFDSMEAASIAFAFYLKHVPFCVIFSAILQSSSLHLFEQSALQKFLLAKLTEMPPDHMVSSLCNVLFWINDMRSPHRVRTFDGLEVRSEICFILAEDLLRQLLVQNLDIDTPTHISGRQPLHYAVEVAEIILNHPAVTELLNFPVSGDISGSIFKGNLEILLELAEQGIQRMDHHVLNLLRTSNQLLFKICSGQRSERDLNASRRILRAFKVQIQKLFLVFKNEFDGCIQLMDFKALLPMVYTLHTLICFISPFDLFELVNWLFSKVDLCDTSWPLFAKEDALCVGLHLASCAFDFLLGNMLHLCSKNKDNIFLGAIEEMHLNLSLLEQIFFQVFEMACIFNLDAADKCLLKAVKVVKMHKGIQQPCISSIMDLLVVVACSSVDMISHCLNRMNKTKAELLFLVAELSPLHLSIFGHLFSETMKNSLLPVADWKQKDCISSLSDEELLMLLPTVFLYVNSIESKFGGEHETFEHIIFLYKRKVLDGFSDWKTFVSGNIFEMEFGESTPSSFQEFLTIFSNSLLGKTIHVFREHLETSGGAMNFERRLNLFDSVCPYASAARDHLFDCYCDESGLPSVAESLDYVNRVVAKINFCRVLLLPDYNQFQRPDNGEEKVTSEVDSAVEKSRIRFLRILINSWTLMVKKSSANMGFHENIKSQNISSYTFLEIFIICNILNLTAEWHNHLIRLSSLPFIEQLVKSFLLYRFEDPTTVKMVRTVLTSLTWGKFSSDSFMQLLLAHSQFAKLITPSYISPSCAQLGLSFTPMTSILKSLTFFGSGLDPVDCKNNILTSQRRLHLLELVKLVRVLFNINVQHNRLNCGEGIGVQSKELIYLLLTSYGALCNDVDVEIYSLISEIESNDQSCAGTVAQMDYLWGIASLRVRKDWEKDEDTRMVSPETVEVLEEGRKIRFRENLPVDPKLCAQTVLYFPYDRCVNGRTLLEFQKDDSTVVSKGHSTTADKLQIYDPVFILRFSIHCLSVGYIEPIEFANLGLLAITFVSMSSPDDNMRKLAYEALAKFKYVLEKCKKKQHVAQLRLLVLYVQNGIDEQWQRIPSIIAVFIAEASLVLLDPSHDNYSTISKFLMNSPCVNMRIIPLFENLFWSSSVSFRNDRLWILRLLYAGLNVEDDAQIFIQNSTFEKIFGFYSSPLSDNDSQELIIQIVKKAVKLHKLACNLVEQCGIILWLSSIVSSHCWGEFEDRKRFISTQLPIIMEVLNAITLPRKIVEWLQKRALEQLSELSSHLYKLLVGGIITEQSSVGNSIMQLLTFVLKISQKRKIYQPHFTLTETGLFQLCEAIDIRSKTSCDLSMILGLEAVLMSAPPINILRMDHKNLLKLLQWSVTIAVQSNSMGMLQSEDSEYHLINLFMKKQDEVSLASKLLRWLTASVILGNISSKLSKFNSAILLERSSLRTLQSLLEFNEQGFGEDVGCDSKDVLATSIIYLLQLVGFSHSLLPSAVAALCLLLRSGSSSGSEFLDGYGISLPSLCTKIPCPVEANPSWRWSFYQPWRDHSLELNALEKLDEIHACEKLLKIASIILGRRKSSSSHFFTTKDLEKFHVYEWERSIFLTK; encoded by the exons ATGGAAGAGTCCGCTGTGAAATACAATCACGAAGTGAAGCTGAAAGAGCTACTTCGAAACTTCACCTCGGCTGACTCGAATCTCTTTGCTGACTCTTCGAAGCAGTTTACAAGAATCCTCGGTTCAGATTCGGGTGCTGAATTTATTCGGGTATATGTTGGATCTTCTTCGAAGTTGGTTGAATTATGGCAAGCCTGGGAATCTTGGAAAACGAAACCAGAGTTTTTGCATGTTTTGAAATTAGTTTCAGAGATATTGAAGCATCATCGTGGAAAGGTTAGCAATGATGTGGGTCGCGTGTTGGATAAGTGTGGGCGTGTATTGATTGAGGAAAAGATGGGGGATTTATACAAGGAGTTGAATAGCAAAGAGGGCAAGAGACAGAATGCTGTGATTTTTTTGTTGGCTTCCATTGTTCGGCGCAGTTCTTACTTGGCGTGGGAGGTTGCCAAGATTTTTGATTTCAAGCTCCCATTTTTTTCCAAGCTGGCAGAGGTTAGGTTGAGGGGTAAGCAATTTGGTAAGGGCAATAGAAAAAGTAGTTCCACCAGAAAATCTTTTGTTGGTTTCGCCATGGCATTTTTGGAAGTAGGCTATCCAAGGTTGTTGAGGGGAATTTTGCAGCAGAAGGAGATGTACTCTGGGGTGTTGAGGGGTCTGGGGAATGATGACGAGCAGACTGTCATTTATGTTTTATCCATTCTGCGTGATCGGGTTCTTGTTCCGGATTCTTTAGTGCCTACAGGACTAAGGAGCGTGTTGTTTGGAAGTGTTACTTTGGAGCAGTTGATTAGCATTTCAGGGAGGAATGATTTTGGGGATGCCACAAAGTTGGCACATGAAGTGTTGGTTTTGGTTTGTACCGACCCTTTGAACGGTTTGATGCCAGACTTGAAGAGGCATCCAAGTCCTCTCTTCGGTAATCGGAAGCGACTTCTGGATTTAATGAAGAAATTAAAAGCAACAGAAGTTGAGTACCATTTAGGCTTGCTTCTTGCCATTGTGAAAGTGATGCCCTCTTTTGGTTCTGCTTATCTGGATGAGTTCCCTTACAACATTGAAGATCTTTCATCAGCTGACTG GTTAGCTGCAGTTTCCATGGCTGCTGACGTGGTTTCCTCAGTGAGTGATGGGCTTACCCTTGGCTTTGCTGATCATCAGGAGCCACTTGCATTTGAATGTCCATATGTGCAGAATGTTCTGAAATGCATTGTGCCACGTCCTTTCACTAGATTAGTTATCAATAAAGGGTTACTTCATTGGGAGCCTCTTGTGAAACATGGAACATTGAGGCTTGTACTGGTGGGATTAAACTTACTGGATTCTTTTCTTAGTTATATGGGCAGTTCTGTTCATTCGAATAATAAAATGATTCAGAAATGGGACACTTTAAAGACGAACATTGAAAATGAAGTTCGGATATTGCTTCCCGACCCCCAAGTCCTATTATCATTACTTTCTCCTCTAAGTAACCAATTGAATTGTCTTACACGTCCTACAAAGAGAAAATGTGAAACAGAAATTGTGCCAGAAAAATcattatatgttagtaagaggATGAAAAATTCTGCTGCAAATGAAGACATTGATATTCTCGTGGGTGGGGTTTCGGATGTAGATATGTCTTGGGTTGATCAAGGAAGTACTCATTTGAGCAGTGAGCAGGGGCTAGAGAAAGAATCTGACGTTAAATCTATTGGTATCCTGTGGGGTTTACACCAATGTTCCATGGCAGATGTGAACAACTGTGAAACGTATTTTTACTCAAAGCTACTGGACACTCTTAAAATTTATCAT CGAACCATGCCTATGGCGTTGGAAGGACTGTTTGATTTCTTTAGGTTTCTACCAAGCAATCCTCTATCCTTGCCAACAATTCTGCAGCTGTCTCTGTTACAATTTCTGAGTGAACACGTCTGTCAGTTTTCCAGAGATATGTGTCCTGTTAAAACCCAAACACAAATGTACAAGCATCTTCATTCATTTATCGTCCTCTTGATGTATTCACCTGTCAGAGAGATAAAGGAACATGCTTATAATTTAGCCAAGGCTGCCATGTCAAGCACTGGTGCATTTGACAACTCTAGGGAAATTTGTGCATGGTTCTCTTTTATACCTGGCTATGGCTGTGATCATGCTTATGTCAGTGACGTGGTAGTTGAAATCTTACAAAAATTGTCATCAGTTATTATTTCATTTCTATGTGATGCTGTTTCTACGATTGGAAATAATTTATGCAAGTATATAGAATTCTTGAGGCATTACACCTACGACGCAGAAGGTGGCAGAG ATCTATCTCCTGATGTAAGCCCTTTCATTATTTGTGTTTTGGAGAAGTGCATTAGGTTGGTTAGCTCTGAGTCTGTGGCCTTCACATTACCTCAGAAGTCACTCATATCACAATATGTTTGCAAcacaatcaaatatttattggaTACTCAG GTAAATTCTGGGCTATTATCATCTCTAATTGATCGTCTCTTATCTGAGAAACTTGAGAGTTTAAGCAGTGCAGCCAATGTCTTGGAACTGGATGAATGTCCATGTGTGCTGAGGCCATTGAAGACCCTATTATGCCTTTCACGTAAAATGTTGCATCGGCAATCTTACAGATTCAGTTCAAATGTTGTGGATGTTACTCAATCCAGCTATTCTTTTATGAATACTCTTAGTGTAACTAAAAGAATTTTGAGGAAGGAATGTGATAGTGACATCATTGGATTGGCCGTGAGATTTTCCTCTTCATTGATATGCGCAAGGCACATTGAGATACTGCAGAATTTTCCATTAGTCTTATGCATCTCAAGAAACTTGTGCGAGGTCCCGTTCTCAGTTGTGGCATCAATATTTTTTCTTGAACCAAGCTACCTTACGGATGTCTTTAACCTATGGCCTGATATGTTTATTAGTGGTGTGCAAAGTGTTATTCATGGTAGAGATGAGGATGAAGAGAAACTTGGTACTGTTGAATTCGATTCAATGGAAGCTGCTTCTATAGCATTTGCTTTTTATTTGAAACATGTTCCTTTCTGTGTGATCTTTTCAGCTATATTACAAAGCAGCAGCTTACACTTGTTTGAGCAGTCAGCCCTACAAAAGTTTCTTTTGGCCAAACTGACTGAGATGCCACCAGATCATATGGTCTCTTCATTATGTAATGTACTCTTTTGGATTAATGACATGCGCTCACCCCACAGAGTCAGGACTTTTGATGGACTTGAAGTGCGATCTGAGATCTGCTTTATACTTGCAGAAGACTTGTTGAGACAGTTACTGGTTCAAAATTTGGACATTGATACTCCTACTCATATTAGTGGTCGTCAGCCCTTGCATTATGCTGTCGAAGTGGCAGAAATAATCTTAAATCATCCTGCCGTGACAGAATTACTAAATTTTCCTGTGTCTGGTGATATATCTGGTTCGATTTTTAAGGGAAATCTGGAAATACTTCTTGAATTGGCTGAACAGGGAATTCAGCGAATGGATCACCATGTCTTGAATCTATTAAGAACATCTAATCAGCTGTTGTTTAAGATTTGCAGTGGTCAAAGATCTGAACGAGATTTAAATGCCAGTCGGAGAATTTTGAGAGCTTTTAAAGTGCAAATACAGAAACTTTTCCTTGTTTTCAAAAATGAGTTTGATGGATGCATCCAATTGATGGACTTTAAGGCTCTTCTCCCTATGGTTTACACTTTACACACTTTGATTTGCTTCATATCTCCATTTGATCTGTTTGAATTGGTCAACTGGCTATTTTCCAAGGTTGATTTATGTGATACTTCATGGCCCCTATTCGCAAAAGAAGATGCTCTTTGTGTTGGTTTGCACTTAGCTAGCTGCGCTTTTGATTTTCTATTAGGCAACATGTTGCACTTGTGCTCAAAAAATAAAGACAATATTTTTTTGGGTGCGATAGAGGAGATGCATCTTAATCTTTCTCTCTTGGAACAAATCTTTTTTCAAGTATTCGAGATGGCCTGTATTTTCAATCTTGATGCTGCTGATAAATGCCTGCTTAAAGCTGTCAAGGTTGTGAAAATGCATAAAGGCATTCAACAGCCTTGCATCTCTTCTATTATGGATTTATTGGTAGTTGTTGCTTGTTCTTCTGTAGATATGATATCTCATTGCTTGAACAGGATGAATAAAACCAAAGCTGAACTATTATTTCTTGTTGCTGAATTGAGCCCCCTGCATCTGTCTATCTTTGGACACCTGTTTTCTGAAACAATGAAAAATTCGCTGCTACCTGTGGCCGATTGGAAGCAAAAAGATTGTATATCCTCTTTGTCTGATGAAGAATTATTGATGCTTTTACCCACAGTTTTCCTTTATGTGAATTCGATCGAGTCCAAATTTGGGGGAGAACACGAGACCTTCGAAcatataatttttctttataAGCGGAAAGTTTTGGATGGTTTTTCTGACTGGAAGACTTTTGTCTCTGGTAATATTTTTGAGATGGAATTTGGTGAGTCTACACCGTCCTCCTTCCAAGAGTTCTTAACTATTTTCTCGAACAGTCTTCTCGGGAAAACGATCCATGTGTTTAGAGAACACCTGGAGACAAGTGGGGGTGCCATGAACTTTGAGAGGAGGTTGAACCTATTTGATTCTGTTTGCCCGTATGCTAGTGCTGCACGCGATCATTTATTTGACTGTTATTGTGATGAGAGTGGATTGCCTTCAGTAGCAGAGTCTTTAGATTATGTGAATAGAGTGGTTGCGAAGATAAACTTTTGTAGGGTGCTATTGCTGCCAGATTATAATCAATTTCAGAGACCGGATAATGGAGAAGAAAAGGTTACGTCAGAAGTTGACTCTGCTGTAGAAAAGTCAAGAATCCGTTTCTTAAGGATATTGATTAATTCCTGGACATTGATGGTTAAGAAATCTTCTGCAAACATGGGTTTCCATGAAAATATCAAGAGCCAGAATATTTCTAGTTATACCTTTTTGGAGATCTTTATAATTTGTAATATATTGAACTTGACAGCAGAGTGGCATAATCATCTAATTCGGTTGAGTTCTCTTCCCTTCATAGAACAGCTTGTAAAGTCATTTCTTCTTTATAGGTTTGAGGATCCTACAACAGTGAAGATGGTCCGAACTGTTCTTACTTCTTTAACTTGGGGAAAGTTTTCATCTGATTCCTTCATGCAGCTGTTGCTTGCTCATTCGCAATTTGCAAAGTTGATTACTCCATCCTACATATCACCTAGTTGTGCTCAGTTAGGCTTGTCTTTTACTCCTATGACGAGCATTTTAAAATCATTAACCTTTTTTGGCTCTGGACTAGATCCTGTAGATTGCAAGAATAATATTTTAACATCTCAGCGGCGTTTACATCTGCTAGAACTTGTCAAATTGGTCAGGGtactttttaatattaatgtacAACACAACAGACTTAACTGTGGAGAAGGCATTGGTGTACAGTCCAAGGAATTGATTTATTTGCTTTTGACTTCATATGGAGCATTATGTAATGATGTTGATGTGGAAATATATAGTCTCATTTCAGAAATAGAGTCAAATGATCAGTCATGTGCTGGCACCGTTGCTCAGATGGATTACCTATGGGGTATCGCCTCTTTAAGGGTGAGAAAAGATTGGGAAAAGGATGAGGATACACGAATGGTCAGCCCGGAAACTGTAGAAGTCCTTGAAGAAGGTCGAAAGATTCGATTCAGAGAAAATCTTCCAGTCGATCCTAAGTTGTGTGCTCAAACTGTGCTTTATTTTCCTTACGATAGGTGTGTTAATGGAAGAACTTTACTTGAGTTTCAGAAGGATGACTCTACAGTGGTAAGCAAG GGGCATTCTACGACAGCCGATAAGCTGCAGATATATGATCCAGTCTTCATCCTCCGCTTCTCCATTCATTGTCTTTCAGTGGGCTATATTGAGCCCATTGAGTTTGCCAATTTAGGCTTGCTTGCTATCACTTTTGTAAGTATGTCTTCACCAGATGATAATATGAGGAAGTTGGCTTATGAAGCACTTGCCAAGTTCAAATATGTGTTAGAG AAATGTAAGAAGAAGCAGCATGTGGCACAACTTCGTCTCTTAGTCTTATATGTGCAAAATGGAATAGACGAGCAATGGCAGAGAATTCCTTCCATAATCGCTGTATTCATTGCGGAAGCTTCTTTGGTGCTGTTGGACCCATCACATGACAATTATTCAACCATTAGCAAGTTTCTTATGAATTCTCCTTGTGTAAATATGAGG ATTATACCTTTGTTTGAGAATCTTTTCTGGAGTAGCTCTGTTAGTTTCAGAAATGACAGGTTGTGGATTCTCAGACTGTTGTATGCGGGGTTGAATGTGGAAGATGATGCTCAAATATTTATTCAAAACTCCACTTTTGAGAAGATATTTGGCTTTTATTCTTCGCCTCTTTCAGATAATGATTCCCAGGAACTTATTATCCAG ATAGTGAAGAAGGCTGTCAAACTACACAAGTTGGCCTGTAATTTAGTTGAGCAGTGCGGTATAATTTTATGGCTGTCATCTATTGTTTCATCTCACTGCTGGGGTGAATTTGAAGACAGAAAAAGATTTATATCGACCCAATTACCTATAATAATGGAG GTGTTAAATGCTATTACATTGCCTCGAAAAATTGTTGAGTGGTTGCAAAAACGTGCTTTGGAGCAGCTCTCAGAACTTTCGTCTCATTTATACAAACTCCTAGTTGGTGGTATCATTACAGAACAAAGTTCTGTGGGTAACTCAATCATGCAGTTATTGACATTTGTACTGAAGATATCGCAGAAAAGGAAGATATATCAACCACATTTTACCTTGACAGAGACTGGTTTATTTCAGTTGTGTGAAGCCATTGATATACGCTCCAAAACTAGCTGTGATCTGAGTATGATTTTGGGTCTCGAAGCTGTTCTCATGAGTGCTCCTCCAATCAATATTCTTCGGATG GACCATAAGAACCTTTTGAAATTGCTGCAATGGTCCGTAACGATTGCTGTACAATCAAATTCAATGGGCATGCTTCAGTCTGAAGATTCTGAATATCATTTGATAAACCTCTTCATGAAAAAACAAGACGAAGTTTCCCTTGCATCAAAGCTTTTGCGCTGGCTGACTGCATCAGTGATCCTTGGAAATATTTCCTCTAAATTAAGCAAATTCAACTCTGCTATTTTGTTGGAGAGATCGAGCCTCCGAACTTTGCAGTCTTTGTTAGAATTTAACGAACAAGGATTTGGTGAAGATGTGGGATGTGACTCTAAAGATGTATTAGCCACATCGATAATTTACCTGCTGCAGCTCGTGGGCTTTAGTCACAGCTTGCTTCCATCAGCAGTTGCTGCACTTTGTCTTCTACTCCGTTCTGGTTCCTCCTCAG